A part of Phaenicophaeus curvirostris isolate KB17595 chromosome 29, BPBGC_Pcur_1.0, whole genome shotgun sequence genomic DNA contains:
- the ZNF687 gene encoding zinc finger protein 687, translated as MGDMKTPDFDDLLAAFDIPDIDTNEAIHSGHEEADAHIKQVPGEPGPPDHVLPHADITAVSVIVKNTVCPEQLDALDGRSKDGHVLAPRLLQNGFGATEMPRSPTARSVEASSNGECWGKEKGPKPLDIFSPFSPDPNEDNAANLIDRARECKPKEKSLAVPSLSPSPTPSLDCKEPLGESAENLPAVFPASFETSQARGANGSPPAVACIKKEESDSEEVGHGAGPKGLAATLGDSPLDHLKSVTVRYSTEDSPIAAWPGSDSNLDSGAGNLPEVKRSPASPREPFFKPPSPVVQSPQLPASPKPLDNISLKEEQEVLEKSMGSPQSMSSAEEDDEEEDNNNDSPSSNSSRPLKVRIKTIKTSCGSITRTVTRVSSDSEPGSTKGPAEQGSQEAALEGAGFPTSAEKEEGIALEVPKEKMELSSPLKTIEGPKIVSVQLGNGTKLKGTVLPVSTIQNASSAMLIAASVAQQKSVVLPAKTGKAVAKNIINLVPQTLPKADTRTNVSTVTQTSTITTTANQKVNGTTVVMVQPQKPSPTIAGTVISRSQSSLVEAFNKILNSKNLLPTYKPNLNPPADASLALPPFGYRCLECGDSFALEKSLARHYDRRSMRIEVTCNHCTKRLVFFNKCSLLLHAREHKDKGLVMQCSHLVMRPIALDQMIGQPDITPLVSVTSFPASKVTGVAQDALVAANGVQELPILPLGTSAEQSNYSCFRCLECKEQCKDKAGLAAHFQQAVTTGTTSSTVCSTCPMIMANRCSFSAHQRMHKNRPPHVCPECGGNFLLANFEAHLKEACLHFSRRVGYRCPSCAVVFGGVNSIKSHIQTSHCEVFHKCPICPMAFKSAPSAHAHVYTQHPGFSNQQSKMIYKCAMCDTVFTHKPLLSSHFDQHLLNQRVSVFKCPDCPLLFAQKRTMLEHLKNTHQPQKPKEDLAKKAAVLLTPKQEPVETPVSKISDESSSSTEEDEPPSSPELRKTKRSRFQRKTVNKSKCSGWTCGVCHSWFPERDEYVSHMKKDHGKSVKKFPCHLCERSFCSAPSLRRHVRVNHEGIKRVYPCRYCTEGKRTFSSRLILEKHIQVRHGIKVTDQMKSQEVVIARIGTGTGQVSGRKRKLSSDEGDSCSEEPDSTTPPSKTPKGDRKAPFRCRKCGYLASSSAEFQEHIPQHRTDESSHQCRECGLCFTSQVSLNRHRFITHKKKKGAGEAEEPGPRSPLEGGAQHAADGKLSCKVCGRCFDSQLNLKTHFRTHGMAFIRARQNASPDN; from the exons ATGGGTGACATGAAAACTCCGGATTTCGATGACCTCCTTGCGGCTTTCGACATTCCTGACATCGACACCAACGAGGCCATCCACTCCGGCCACGAGGAAGCCGACGCTCACATCAAACAAGTCCCCGGGGAGCCGGGACCCCCCGACCACGTCCTGCCCCACGCGGACATCACTGCGGTCAGCGTGATCGTCAAAAACACCGTCTGCCCTGAGCAGCTCGATGCGCTGGACGGCCGGAGCAAGGATGGGCACGTCCTGGCCCCCCGCCTGCTGCAGAACGGCTTCGGTGCCACCGAGATGCCCCGCTCCCCCACCGCCAGGTCCGTGGAAGCCTCTTCCAACGGGGAGTGCTGGGGGAAAGAGAAAGGCCCCAAACCTCTGGATATCTTCTCCCCTTTCAGCCCCGACCCCAACGAAGACAACGCTGCCAATCTGATCGACAGAGCGCGGGAGTGCAAACCCAAAGAGAAATCTCTCGCCGTGCCCTCCCTCTCGCCGTCGCCCACCCCGTCGCTGGACTGCAAGGAGCCCCTGGGGGAGAGCGCGGAAAACCTGCCCGCGGTGTTCCCAGCGTCCTTCGAAACAAGCCAAGCTCGGGGAGCGAATGGGTCACCTCCTGCCGTCGCCTGCATCAAGAAGGAGGAGTCCGATTCGGAGGAGGTGGGACATGGAGCCGGCCCCAAGGGTTTGGCCGCAACCTTGGGCGACAGCCCCTTGGATCACCTCAAATCCGTCACCGTGCGCTACTCCACGGAGGATTCCCCCATCGCGGCCTGGCCCGGTTCCGACTCAAACCTTGACAGCGGCGCCGGCAACTTACCCGAGGTGAAGCGCTCCCCGGCCAGCCCCCGGGAGCCCTTCTTCAAGCCCCCCTCACCCGTGGTGCAGAGCCCCCAGCTCCCCGCTTCACCGAAGCCGCTGGACAACATTTCCCTCAAGGAAGAGCAGGAAGTTCTGGAGAAGTCGATGGGAAGCCCGCAGAGCATGTCCAGCGCTGAGGAAGACGATGAGGAAGAAGACAACAACAACGATTCCCCTTCTTCCAATTCCTCCCGGCCCCTCAAAGTGCGGATTAAAACCATCAAAACGTCCTGTGGCAGCATCACCCGGACGGTGACTAGGGTCTCGTCGGACTCGGAGCCGGGTTCCACCAAGGGCCCGGCCGAGCAGGGCTCTCAGGAGGCCGCTCTCGAGGGCGCCGGCTTCCCAACATcggcagagaaagaggaagggatcGCACTGGAGGTGCCCAAGGAGAAAATGGagctctccagccccctgaaAACCATCGAGGGGCCCAAAATCGTCAGCGTTCAGCTTGGCAACGGCACCAAGCTCAAAGGGACTGTGCTGCCCGTCTCCACCATCCAGAATGCCAGCAGCGCCATGCTGATCGCTGCCAGCGTGGCTCAGCAAAAGTCCGTGGTGCTGCCGGCGAAGACGGGCAAAGCCGTGGCCAAGAACATCATCAACCTGGTGCCGCAGACCCTGCCCAAAGCCGACACCAGGACTAACGTCAGCACGGTGACTCAGACCAGCACCATCACCACCACGGCCAACCAGAAAGTCAACGGCACCACGGTCGTGATGGTGCAGCCGCAGAAACCCTCCCCGACCATCGCGGGCACCGTCATCTCCCGCAGCCAGTCCAGCCTCGTGGAAGCCTTTAACAAGATCCTCAACAGCAAAAACCTCTTGCCGACCTACAAACCCAACCTGAACCCGCCGGCCGACGCGAGCCTCGCGCTGCCGCCCTTCGGCTACCGCTGCCTGGAGTGCGGAGACTCCTTCGCCCTGGAGAAGAGCCTGGCTCGCCACTACGACCGGCGCAGCATGCGCATCGAGGTGACCTGCAACCACTGCACCAAGCGCCTCGTCTTCTTCAACAAATGCAGTTTGCTCCTGCATGCGCGGGAGCACAAGGATAAGGGGCTGGTGATGCAGTGCTCCCACCTGGTCATGAGGCCTATCGCTTTGGATCAGATGATCGGACAGCCGGACATCACGCCCCTGGTCTCGGTCACCTCTTTCCCCGCCAGCAAAGTGACCGGCGTGGCTCAGGACGCCTTGGTCGCCGCCAACGGGGTCCAGGAACTCCCCATCCTGCCCCTCGGCACCAGCGCCGAGCAGAGCAACTACAGCTGCTTCCGCTGTCTGGAGTGCAAGGAGCAGTGCAAGGACAAAGCCGGGCTGGCTGCGCATTTCCAGCAGGCAGTGACGACGGGGACGACCAGCAGCACG GTTTGCTCTACGTGTCCCATGATCATGGCCAACCGCTGCAGCTTCAGCGCTCATCAGCGGATGCACAAGAACCGCCCGCCCCACGTCTGCCCCGAGTGTGGTGGCAATTTCCTGCTGGCCAACTTCGAAGCCCACCTGAAGGAGGCCTGTCTGCACTTCTCCCGCAGAGTCGGGTACAG GTGCCCCAGCTGCGCCGTGGTCTTCGGTGGCGTCAACTCCATCAAGTCCCACATCCAGACGTCCCACTGCGAGGTGTTCCACAAGTGCCCCATCTGCCCCATGGCGTTCAAGTCGGCTCCCAGCGCCCACGCCCACGTCTACACGCAGCACCCCGGCTTCAGCAACCAGCAATCCAA GATGATTTACAAGTGTGCGATGTGCGACACCGTCTTCACCCACAAACCGCTGCTTTCCTCCCACTTCGACCAGCATCTGCTCAACCAGCGCGTCAGCGTCTTCAAGTGTCCCGACTgcccgctgctctttgcccagAAGCGCACCATGCTGGAGCACCTCAAG AACACTCACCAGCCCCAGAAGCCCAAGGAGGACCTGGCGAAGAAGGCAGCTGTCCTGCTGACACCGAAGCAGGAGCCTGTGGAAACGCCGGTGTCCAAGATCTCAGATGAGTCGTCGTCCTCCACCGAGGAGGAcgagccccccagctccccggAGCTGCGCAAGACCAAGCGGAGCCGCTTCCAGCGCAAGACGGTCAACAAGTCCAAGTGCAGCGGGTGGACGTGTGGCGTTTGCCACTCCTGGTTCCCAGAGCGCGACGAGTACGTCTCGCACATGAAGAAGGACCATGGCAAG tcGGTGAAGAAGTTCCCGTGCCACCTGTGTGAGCGCTCGTTCTGCTCCGCTCCCAGCCTCCGGAGACACGTGCGAGTCAACCACGAAGGGATCAAGCGTGTCTATCCCTGCCG GTACTGCACCGAGGGCAAACGGACCTTCAGCAGCCGCCTCATCCTGGAGAAACACATCCAGGTGAGACACGGGATCAAGGTGACCGACCAGATGAAGAGCCAGGAGGTCGTTATCGCCCGGATAGGGACCGGCACTGGGCAG GTGTCGGGTCGGAAGCGGAAACTGTCCTCGGACGAGGGCGACTCGTGCAGCGAGGAGCCGGACAGCACCACCCCTCCCTCCAAAACCCCCAAGGGCGACCGCAAGGCTCCTTTCCGCTGCCGGAAATGCGGCTACCTGGCCAGCAGCTCCGCCGAATTCCAGGAGCACATTCCCCAGCACCGGACTGACGAGAGCTCCCACCAGTGCCGGGAGTGCGGGCTCTGCTTCACCTCCCAGGTTTCCCTCAACCGCCACCGCTTCATCACCCACAAGAAGAAGAAGGGAGCGGGCGAGGCGGAGGAGCCGGGGCCTCGGAGCCCGCTGGAAGGAGGCGCCCAGCACGCGGCCGACGGCAAACTCTCCTGCAAGGTTTGCGGCCGCTGCTTCGACAGCCAACTCAACCTCAAGACGCACTTCCGCACGCACGGCATGGCCTTCATCCGCGCCCGGCAGAACGCCAGCCCCGACAACTAG
- the PSMD4 gene encoding 26S proteasome non-ATPase regulatory subunit 4 isoform X1 — protein MVLESTMVCVDNSEYMRNGDFLPTRLQAQQDAVNIVCHSKTRSNPENNVGLITLANNCEVLTTLTPDTGRILSKLHTVQPKGKITFCTGIRVAHLALKHRQGKNHKMRIIAFVGSPVEDNEKDLVKLAKRLKKEKVNVDIINFGEEEANTDKLTAFINTLNGKDGIGSHLVTVPPGPSLADALISSPILAGEGGAMLGLGASDFEFGVDPSADPELALALRVSMEEQRQRQEEEARRAAAASAAEAGIASTGGDADSDDALLKMTITQQEFGRAGLPDLSSMTEEEQIAYAMQMSLQGAEFAQAEAAEVDSSTAMDTSEPAKEEDDYDVMQDPEFLQSVLENLPGVDPNNEAIRNAMGSLASQASKESKDKKEEEKK, from the exons ATGGTTCTGGAGAGCACTATGGTGTG CGTTGACAACAGCGAGTACATGAGGAACGGCGACTTCTTACCCACTCGCCTGCAAGCCCAGCAAGATGCTGTCAACATTGTTTGCCACTCAAAAACCCGCAGTAACCCTGAGAACAACGTGGGGCTCATCACCTTGGCCAA TAACTGTGAAGTGCTGACCACGCTCACGCCGGACACGGGACGGATCCTTTCGAAGCTCCACACGGTGCAACCCAAAGGGAAAATCACCTTTTGCACGGGGATCAGAGTTGCTCAC CTGGCTTTGAAACATCGCCAAGGCAAGAACCACAAGATGCGAATCATCGCCTTTGTTGGGAGCCCCGTTGAAGATAATGAGAAAGAT CTGGTGAAGCTGGCAAAGCGTCTTAAGAAGGAGAAAGTCAATGTTGACATCATCAATTTTGGAGAAGAG GAAGCCAACACGGACAAGCTGACCGCCTTCATTAACACCCTAAATGGCAAGGATGGCATCGGTTCCCACCTGGTGACGGTGCCACCGGGGCCCAGCCTGGCTGATGCCCTCATCAGCTCCCCGATCCtggctggagaaggaggtgCCATGCTGGGCCTCGGTGCCAGCGACTTCGAGTTCGGTGTGGACCCCAGTGCGGATCCGGAGCTGGCTCTG GCTCTGCGCGTCTCCATGGAGGAGCAGCGGCAGCGGCAAGAGGAGGAGGCCAGGAGGGCTGCGGCCGcctctgcagcagaggctggGATCGCCTCCACCGGGGGTGACG CAGATTCGGACGATGCTCTGCTGAAGATGACGATAACGCAGCAGGAGTTTGGCCGGGCCGGGCTGCCTGACCTGAGCAGCATGACGGAGGAGGAGCAGATCGCCTACGCCATGCAGATGTCGCTGCAGGGAGCGG AGTTTGCCCAGGCCGAGGCGGCAGAAGTGGACAGCAGCACCGCCATGGACACCTCTGAACCTGCCAAG GAGGAGGACGACTACGATGTGATGCAGGACCCTGAGTTCCTGCAGAGCGTCCTGGAGAACCTGCCGGGTGTGGACCCCAACAACGAGGCCATCCGCAACGCCATGGGTTCCCTGGCCTCGCAGGCCTCCAAGGAGAGCAAGGacaaaaaagaggaggagaagaaatga
- the PSMD4 gene encoding 26S proteasome non-ATPase regulatory subunit 4 isoform X2, with protein sequence MVLESTMVCVDNSEYMRNGDFLPTRLQAQQDAVNIVCHSKTRSNPENNVGLITLANNCEVLTTLTPDTGRILSKLHTVQPKGKITFCTGIRVAHLALKHRQGKNHKMRIIAFVGSPVEDNEKDLVKLAKRLKKEKVNVDIINFGEEEANTDKLTAFINTLNGKDGIGSHLVTVPPGPSLADALISSPILAGEGGAMLGLGASDFEFGVDPSADPELALALRVSMEEQRQRQEEEARRAAAASAAEAGIASTGGDDSDDALLKMTITQQEFGRAGLPDLSSMTEEEQIAYAMQMSLQGAEFAQAEAAEVDSSTAMDTSEPAKEEDDYDVMQDPEFLQSVLENLPGVDPNNEAIRNAMGSLASQASKESKDKKEEEKK encoded by the exons ATGGTTCTGGAGAGCACTATGGTGTG CGTTGACAACAGCGAGTACATGAGGAACGGCGACTTCTTACCCACTCGCCTGCAAGCCCAGCAAGATGCTGTCAACATTGTTTGCCACTCAAAAACCCGCAGTAACCCTGAGAACAACGTGGGGCTCATCACCTTGGCCAA TAACTGTGAAGTGCTGACCACGCTCACGCCGGACACGGGACGGATCCTTTCGAAGCTCCACACGGTGCAACCCAAAGGGAAAATCACCTTTTGCACGGGGATCAGAGTTGCTCAC CTGGCTTTGAAACATCGCCAAGGCAAGAACCACAAGATGCGAATCATCGCCTTTGTTGGGAGCCCCGTTGAAGATAATGAGAAAGAT CTGGTGAAGCTGGCAAAGCGTCTTAAGAAGGAGAAAGTCAATGTTGACATCATCAATTTTGGAGAAGAG GAAGCCAACACGGACAAGCTGACCGCCTTCATTAACACCCTAAATGGCAAGGATGGCATCGGTTCCCACCTGGTGACGGTGCCACCGGGGCCCAGCCTGGCTGATGCCCTCATCAGCTCCCCGATCCtggctggagaaggaggtgCCATGCTGGGCCTCGGTGCCAGCGACTTCGAGTTCGGTGTGGACCCCAGTGCGGATCCGGAGCTGGCTCTG GCTCTGCGCGTCTCCATGGAGGAGCAGCGGCAGCGGCAAGAGGAGGAGGCCAGGAGGGCTGCGGCCGcctctgcagcagaggctggGATCGCCTCCACCGGGGGTGACG ATTCGGACGATGCTCTGCTGAAGATGACGATAACGCAGCAGGAGTTTGGCCGGGCCGGGCTGCCTGACCTGAGCAGCATGACGGAGGAGGAGCAGATCGCCTACGCCATGCAGATGTCGCTGCAGGGAGCGG AGTTTGCCCAGGCCGAGGCGGCAGAAGTGGACAGCAGCACCGCCATGGACACCTCTGAACCTGCCAAG GAGGAGGACGACTACGATGTGATGCAGGACCCTGAGTTCCTGCAGAGCGTCCTGGAGAACCTGCCGGGTGTGGACCCCAACAACGAGGCCATCCGCAACGCCATGGGTTCCCTGGCCTCGCAGGCCTCCAAGGAGAGCAAGGacaaaaaagaggaggagaagaaatga
- the PSMD4 gene encoding 26S proteasome non-ATPase regulatory subunit 4 isoform X3 produces the protein MRNGDFLPTRLQAQQDAVNIVCHSKTRSNPENNVGLITLANNCEVLTTLTPDTGRILSKLHTVQPKGKITFCTGIRVAHLALKHRQGKNHKMRIIAFVGSPVEDNEKDLVKLAKRLKKEKVNVDIINFGEEEANTDKLTAFINTLNGKDGIGSHLVTVPPGPSLADALISSPILAGEGGAMLGLGASDFEFGVDPSADPELALALRVSMEEQRQRQEEEARRAAAASAAEAGIASTGGDADSDDALLKMTITQQEFGRAGLPDLSSMTEEEQIAYAMQMSLQGAEFAQAEAAEVDSSTAMDTSEPAKEEDDYDVMQDPEFLQSVLENLPGVDPNNEAIRNAMGSLASQASKESKDKKEEEKK, from the exons ATGAGGAACGGCGACTTCTTACCCACTCGCCTGCAAGCCCAGCAAGATGCTGTCAACATTGTTTGCCACTCAAAAACCCGCAGTAACCCTGAGAACAACGTGGGGCTCATCACCTTGGCCAA TAACTGTGAAGTGCTGACCACGCTCACGCCGGACACGGGACGGATCCTTTCGAAGCTCCACACGGTGCAACCCAAAGGGAAAATCACCTTTTGCACGGGGATCAGAGTTGCTCAC CTGGCTTTGAAACATCGCCAAGGCAAGAACCACAAGATGCGAATCATCGCCTTTGTTGGGAGCCCCGTTGAAGATAATGAGAAAGAT CTGGTGAAGCTGGCAAAGCGTCTTAAGAAGGAGAAAGTCAATGTTGACATCATCAATTTTGGAGAAGAG GAAGCCAACACGGACAAGCTGACCGCCTTCATTAACACCCTAAATGGCAAGGATGGCATCGGTTCCCACCTGGTGACGGTGCCACCGGGGCCCAGCCTGGCTGATGCCCTCATCAGCTCCCCGATCCtggctggagaaggaggtgCCATGCTGGGCCTCGGTGCCAGCGACTTCGAGTTCGGTGTGGACCCCAGTGCGGATCCGGAGCTGGCTCTG GCTCTGCGCGTCTCCATGGAGGAGCAGCGGCAGCGGCAAGAGGAGGAGGCCAGGAGGGCTGCGGCCGcctctgcagcagaggctggGATCGCCTCCACCGGGGGTGACG CAGATTCGGACGATGCTCTGCTGAAGATGACGATAACGCAGCAGGAGTTTGGCCGGGCCGGGCTGCCTGACCTGAGCAGCATGACGGAGGAGGAGCAGATCGCCTACGCCATGCAGATGTCGCTGCAGGGAGCGG AGTTTGCCCAGGCCGAGGCGGCAGAAGTGGACAGCAGCACCGCCATGGACACCTCTGAACCTGCCAAG GAGGAGGACGACTACGATGTGATGCAGGACCCTGAGTTCCTGCAGAGCGTCCTGGAGAACCTGCCGGGTGTGGACCCCAACAACGAGGCCATCCGCAACGCCATGGGTTCCCTGGCCTCGCAGGCCTCCAAGGAGAGCAAGGacaaaaaagaggaggagaagaaatga